In Armatimonadota bacterium, a single genomic region encodes these proteins:
- a CDS encoding cation:proton antiporter gives MTDLDLMLRFMLQVLAVLGACKVIGYLGVRFLGQAQVTMEMVAGVMLGPSLFGLLAPDGQSALFPIKNEAGSGKHPSMLILYVVAQTGLVLYMFLVGTEFDLGLVKGKTKAALSISGAGILFPFVFGVLAYYTLMSSHQGLFGANITDSARALYLGAAMCITAFPMLARIIYEAGFTGTRLGTLALGSGATDDAAAWSILAVVLAQSKGDPKIALFAIGGGILFVTLMLTVGKVQLAKFLAGKTLDQTLFTFITLLLFAAAWFTDAIGVYAVFGAFTLGAAMPKGELTKGLQAKIEPLTVGLFLPFFFVYSGLNTKLSSIQGAEMWIIALIVLIAAIAGKLGGCYLAARLSGERHMNALGIGILMNSRGLMELIILNIGLQNGVITQQLFSIMVVMAIVTTLMAAPLFKLIKPKLILE, from the coding sequence ATGACTGACCTCGACCTTATGCTTCGCTTCATGCTCCAAGTGCTTGCCGTGCTGGGAGCATGCAAAGTCATTGGGTATCTAGGAGTCAGATTCTTGGGTCAGGCTCAAGTCACGATGGAGATGGTGGCGGGGGTCATGCTTGGCCCATCGCTGTTCGGATTACTCGCGCCCGATGGGCAGTCGGCACTGTTCCCGATCAAGAATGAGGCAGGAAGCGGGAAGCATCCTTCGATGCTGATCCTGTACGTTGTGGCTCAAACTGGGCTGGTGCTTTACATGTTCTTGGTCGGCACCGAGTTCGACCTTGGACTGGTCAAGGGCAAGACAAAGGCGGCTCTCTCGATTTCAGGTGCAGGAATCCTGTTTCCGTTCGTGTTTGGGGTGTTGGCCTACTACACGTTGATGTCCAGCCATCAAGGCTTGTTCGGAGCAAACATTACAGATTCGGCCCGGGCTTTGTATCTCGGAGCCGCGATGTGTATCACCGCGTTTCCGATGCTCGCGAGGATCATCTATGAGGCCGGATTCACAGGAACCCGACTTGGCACCCTTGCCCTTGGGAGCGGCGCGACGGATGATGCGGCGGCCTGGTCGATTCTCGCAGTTGTTTTGGCTCAGAGTAAGGGCGATCCAAAAATTGCTTTGTTCGCAATTGGTGGCGGAATCCTGTTTGTTACTCTGATGCTGACAGTTGGAAAGGTGCAATTAGCCAAGTTTCTGGCTGGCAAAACTCTCGATCAAACCCTGTTCACATTCATCACTCTGCTTCTATTCGCGGCGGCTTGGTTCACAGATGCCATTGGTGTCTATGCTGTCTTCGGTGCGTTTACGCTGGGAGCGGCAATGCCCAAAGGCGAACTCACGAAGGGACTGCAGGCAAAGATAGAACCGCTAACAGTTGGCCTCTTCCTGCCGTTCTTCTTCGTCTACTCCGGGCTCAATACGAAGCTATCGTCCATCCAGGGAGCCGAAATGTGGATTATCGCGTTGATCGTTCTGATAGCCGCAATCGCTGGGAAACTGGGTGGGTGCTACCTGGCGGCACGTTTGAGCGGAGAAAGGCACATGAACGCTCTCGGAATCGGGATCCTCATGAATTCCCGTGGTCTGATGGAGCTGATCATCCTCAACATTGGCCTTCAGAACGGAGTGATTACCCAACAGCTCTTTTCGATCATGGTTGTCATGGCGATCGTCACCACCCTAATGGCGGCGCCGCTCTTCAAGCTCATCAAACCGAAGCTGATTCTAGAGTGA
- a CDS encoding NAD(P)/FAD-dependent oxidoreductase, whose product MRDVIFIGGGPAGSTGCCLLKKYKPEMDVLVLEREKFPREHVGESQLPPISVVLDEMGCWDKVEAAEFPIKIGATYRWGNTNDLWDFQFLPIERVEDEPRPAKYEGWRKLTAFQVERSVYDKILLDHAKEMGVEVREETKVVEILRDGDKITGLRLEDGTVETARYYVDATGASGTLRRAMGVETIEPSSLRNVAFWDYWNDAEWAFSVGRGGTRVQVMSLGYGWIWFIPISPTRTSIGLVCPAEYYRQCGLSKEELYEKAVREEPRIASLIQGATADGEVKGTKDWSYYAERVYGENWFLVGEAAGFADPILAAGLTMAHLGARELAYTILALDEGAHDAKWLKEELQDNLTRRVAQHIKFADFWYTANGCFTDVKEHTKTIAAEAGLEFDANQAFQWLGTGGFMDSGNAGISGYDLESVIDTIELMTEGEAQLEVFKYNRFILDMEGAIEEDVASYQDGKIVALRRWRKGSAVLPQKGMYYVLLQILQRGGDISFLIPNMIAAVKQHGARPTDKKAMSYGLCHLESLLKCGWVRGVMVPGQPPLRFELPRQERAIKMNTDTFVEFSV is encoded by the coding sequence ATGCGTGACGTTATCTTCATAGGCGGTGGCCCCGCTGGTTCGACCGGTTGTTGTTTGCTCAAGAAGTACAAACCCGAGATGGACGTTCTGGTACTCGAGCGCGAAAAGTTTCCGCGCGAGCATGTTGGCGAGAGCCAACTTCCGCCGATTTCTGTTGTACTCGACGAAATGGGATGTTGGGATAAAGTTGAAGCCGCGGAGTTTCCCATAAAGATCGGTGCGACCTACCGTTGGGGCAATACGAATGACCTTTGGGACTTCCAGTTTCTGCCTATCGAGAGAGTTGAAGATGAACCTAGGCCGGCAAAGTATGAAGGTTGGCGGAAACTCACTGCGTTCCAAGTAGAACGCTCGGTCTACGACAAAATCTTGCTCGATCACGCCAAGGAAATGGGGGTTGAAGTCAGAGAAGAGACAAAGGTAGTCGAAATATTACGCGACGGGGACAAAATCACCGGATTAAGGCTCGAAGACGGGACCGTGGAAACGGCCCGATACTATGTTGATGCAACCGGGGCATCGGGAACACTGCGAAGGGCGATGGGAGTGGAAACGATCGAACCATCCAGCCTTCGGAATGTTGCATTTTGGGATTATTGGAACGACGCCGAGTGGGCCTTTTCGGTTGGTAGAGGCGGAACCCGGGTCCAAGTCATGAGCCTGGGGTACGGGTGGATTTGGTTCATCCCGATTTCGCCCACTCGCACAAGTATTGGCTTAGTATGTCCTGCCGAGTATTATCGCCAGTGCGGTCTCTCGAAGGAAGAACTGTACGAAAAAGCCGTTCGCGAGGAACCAAGAATTGCATCTCTCATCCAAGGTGCAACTGCGGATGGGGAAGTCAAAGGCACAAAGGATTGGTCCTACTACGCGGAACGTGTCTATGGAGAAAATTGGTTCTTAGTTGGTGAGGCGGCGGGGTTCGCCGATCCCATATTGGCGGCAGGGTTGACGATGGCCCATCTAGGAGCTCGTGAACTCGCGTATACGATTCTTGCTTTGGATGAAGGTGCTCACGACGCAAAGTGGCTAAAAGAGGAGCTCCAGGATAACTTAACAAGAAGGGTCGCTCAGCATATCAAGTTTGCGGACTTTTGGTATACGGCCAATGGGTGCTTTACCGACGTGAAGGAGCATACAAAGACCATCGCAGCGGAAGCAGGCTTGGAGTTTGATGCCAACCAAGCATTCCAATGGCTCGGAACGGGCGGATTTATGGATTCCGGTAATGCAGGAATATCAGGTTACGATTTGGAATCAGTGATTGACACCATCGAGTTGATGACCGAAGGCGAAGCGCAACTCGAAGTATTCAAATACAACCGCTTCATATTAGATATGGAAGGCGCAATCGAAGAGGATGTTGCAAGCTACCAAGATGGAAAAATAGTTGCACTTCGTCGCTGGCGAAAGGGGAGTGCGGTCCTTCCTCAGAAGGGAATGTATTACGTTCTCCTGCAAATCCTTCAGCGCGGAGGCGATATTTCGTTCCTCATACCAAACATGATCGCAGCAGTTAAGCAACACGGCGCTCGTCCAACAGATAAGAAGGCTATGTCGTACGGTCTATGTCACTTAGAATCTTTGCTGAAGTGTGGATGGGTACGCGGAGTAATGGTTCCTGGTCAGCCTCCGCTTCGCTTCGAGCTTCCGAGGCAGGAGCGGGCTATCAAGATGAACACGGATACGTTCGTGGAGTTCAGTGTCTGA
- a CDS encoding dihydroorotase, with product MRTLLRNGRIIDPSQGLDTIGSVLIEDDQIIEIGEIGDLSDIDEVYDCTDFWITPGLVDMHVHLREPGQEHKETIQTGTQAAAAGGYTTICCMPNTNPPLDNPAIIDFILDKSASPEAGGVFVAPVGALTKGLKGLELSNLGAMKRAGIVAASDEGFPVQNSQLMTDAMEFCVQLGLPIMAHCDDASLSEGGVMNDGAVSAMLGLKGTPRTAEEIATMRNCLLSLHTGCPVHIMRVSTWGAVEIIRLMKSLGAPVTCEICPMHFTFTEDHIGDFDTKFKMQPPLRTKVDIELLEQALQDGTIDCIASDHSPHASHEVDVPFDEAPFGASTIEATLAVTLTNLTHTGILTPLETVNKLSTMPAQILHLDAGTLVPGETPVAQLTVIDPNLEWKFDRNKSFSKSKNAPFHNMSFKGKAVLTFCGGEIYRDQRFPSERYAIYM from the coding sequence GTGAGAACTCTCCTTAGAAACGGAAGAATCATCGACCCGTCGCAAGGGCTAGACACGATCGGCTCGGTTCTGATTGAGGACGACCAGATTATCGAAATTGGTGAGATTGGTGACCTTAGCGATATCGACGAAGTTTACGATTGCACCGATTTTTGGATCACGCCGGGCCTGGTTGATATGCATGTTCACCTTCGTGAACCTGGGCAGGAGCATAAGGAAACAATTCAGACAGGAACCCAGGCTGCGGCGGCTGGCGGATACACCACGATTTGCTGTATGCCAAATACGAATCCACCCTTGGATAATCCGGCGATCATTGACTTCATTCTCGATAAGTCCGCGTCACCCGAGGCCGGCGGGGTGTTCGTCGCTCCAGTTGGCGCATTAACAAAAGGTCTGAAGGGTCTCGAACTCTCGAATCTTGGCGCAATGAAAAGGGCAGGAATCGTTGCGGCGAGTGACGAAGGGTTTCCAGTTCAGAATTCTCAACTGATGACCGATGCGATGGAGTTCTGTGTCCAACTCGGACTACCGATCATGGCTCACTGCGATGACGCTAGCCTCAGCGAAGGCGGCGTCATGAACGATGGTGCGGTTTCTGCGATGCTCGGTCTCAAGGGGACTCCTCGTACAGCAGAAGAGATCGCAACGATGCGAAACTGTTTGCTGTCGTTGCACACTGGTTGCCCGGTTCACATCATGCGCGTCAGTACTTGGGGTGCCGTTGAAATTATTCGGCTCATGAAGTCCCTCGGGGCCCCGGTCACGTGCGAGATCTGCCCGATGCACTTCACTTTTACCGAAGACCACATCGGCGACTTTGACACTAAGTTCAAGATGCAGCCGCCGTTGCGAACGAAGGTTGATATCGAGTTGCTCGAGCAAGCCCTGCAAGACGGAACCATTGACTGCATCGCGAGCGATCACAGCCCACATGCATCGCACGAAGTGGACGTTCCTTTTGACGAAGCTCCGTTTGGCGCGAGCACAATTGAAGCGACCCTTGCCGTCACCCTGACGAACTTGACTCACACGGGAATCCTGACTCCCTTGGAGACGGTCAATAAACTCAGCACGATGCCAGCGCAGATCCTTCATCTTGATGCCGGGACGCTGGTGCCGGGCGAAACTCCCGTCGCTCAACTCACCGTCATCGACCCAAACCTGGAGTGGAAGTTTGACCGCAATAAATCCTTCAGCAAGAGCAAGAACGCGCCGTTCCATAACATGAGCTTTAAGGGCAAAGCGGTGCTGACGTTCTGCGGCGGTGAAATCTATCGCGATCAAAGATTCCCATCGGAGCGATATGCGATTTACATGTAG
- a CDS encoding aspartate carbamoyltransferase catalytic subunit, with product MPQNLLEIRNLEPDQINALIELGRDFKKRVRADEAVPNLSKKVVGMLFFENSTRTRVSFEQAAFYLGMRSSNFATSASSMSKGETLKDTILTLRHERLDALVMRHKSSGAPGLAAKHFGGPVVNAGDGQHEHPTQALADAVTILERKGRIEGLKVAIVGDVKHSRVARSNGWLLEKLGAEVRFVGPRTLLPSQTASLPGGFYDDLDEGLEDVDVVICLRLQKERMEQGMIGSVGEYAHMYQINAERLRVADAGCIVMHPGPINRGVEIDDPTADGERSAITAQVENGVFVRMASFYWCFGGAA from the coding sequence ATGCCGCAAAACCTTCTAGAGATAAGGAACCTTGAGCCGGATCAGATCAATGCCCTCATTGAACTGGGTCGCGATTTTAAGAAGCGCGTTCGAGCTGATGAAGCCGTCCCAAACCTCAGCAAAAAAGTCGTTGGGATGCTCTTCTTCGAAAACTCCACTCGTACGAGAGTTAGCTTCGAACAAGCAGCTTTTTACCTTGGGATGCGCTCCAGTAACTTCGCGACTAGCGCGAGTAGCATGAGCAAGGGTGAGACGCTTAAGGACACCATCTTGACGTTGCGCCATGAGCGGCTGGACGCGTTGGTGATGCGACACAAGTCGAGCGGTGCGCCAGGATTGGCAGCCAAGCATTTTGGCGGCCCCGTGGTGAACGCCGGTGATGGGCAACATGAGCACCCAACCCAGGCTCTGGCTGACGCGGTAACCATCCTTGAACGGAAGGGCCGAATCGAGGGATTGAAAGTTGCCATCGTAGGTGACGTCAAGCACTCGCGAGTCGCAAGATCGAACGGTTGGCTACTTGAGAAACTGGGAGCTGAAGTTCGTTTTGTGGGTCCGAGAACCCTTCTCCCTTCTCAGACGGCAAGCCTGCCTGGTGGATTCTACGATGATCTTGACGAAGGTCTTGAGGACGTGGACGTTGTGATTTGCCTGCGCCTTCAGAAGGAGCGGATGGAGCAGGGCATGATCGGTTCGGTTGGCGAGTATGCACACATGTACCAGATCAATGCGGAGCGACTGCGAGTTGCGGATGCCGGCTGTATTGTCATGCACCCGGGCCCGATCAACAGAGGTGTTGAAATCGATGATCCAACTGCTGACGGTGAGCGGTCGGCAATTACCGCGCAGGTTGAAAATGGTGTTTTTGTGAGAATGGCAAGTTTCTATTGGTGCTTCGGAGGTGCCGCGTGA
- the pyrR gene encoding bifunctional pyr operon transcriptional regulator/uracil phosphoribosyltransferase PyrR, whose product MGAVILDSGDIRRTLGRLAHEILESNQGAQDLVVVGVLKRGYPIAKRLAFHMTQIEGVTVPCGRLDIRAFRDDAPVRTEDESEIPFEVTGKHVVLVDELIFTGRTIRAALDALIRHGRPATVKLAVLLDRGHRELPIEPNFCGRTIQTERGDNIVVKINEYDGEDAVVLQPAQTEKA is encoded by the coding sequence ATGGGCGCCGTCATCTTAGATTCGGGGGATATCAGGCGGACTCTCGGCCGCCTTGCACACGAGATTTTGGAATCAAACCAGGGTGCGCAGGACCTCGTCGTGGTTGGTGTCCTCAAACGTGGCTATCCAATCGCGAAGCGGCTCGCCTTCCACATGACCCAGATTGAAGGTGTTACCGTCCCTTGCGGAAGGCTTGATATCCGTGCCTTTCGAGATGACGCGCCAGTTAGGACAGAGGATGAATCTGAGATCCCATTTGAAGTCACTGGCAAGCACGTTGTCCTGGTGGATGAGCTTATTTTCACCGGACGGACGATTCGGGCCGCGTTAGATGCCCTGATTAGGCACGGTCGCCCCGCAACCGTCAAACTTGCGGTTCTGTTAGATCGAGGACATCGCGAGTTGCCGATTGAACCCAATTTCTGTGGACGAACGATTCAAACTGAACGTGGCGATAACATCGTGGTGAAGATTAATGAGTATGATGGCGAGGACGCTGTAGTCTTGCAGCCAGCCCAAACGGAGAAGGCCTAA
- the pilM gene encoding type IV pilus assembly protein PilM, whose product MAIARASVGVDIGHSAIKVVQVDKSGAGWKIVKVGTALTPPDVMRDGNVTNPDELGAAIKLAMKEGHIHSGHAVIAAAGGATFVRTVPFPKMSPNMLRDSVKFEAGRYVPGSIEESYVEAEIVGPLSETQMNVLLASAPKDLVGGRIAACKEAGLHVDIVDLETFAAYRTLVETDPSRRAGEESYMFLNIGGTSTSVTVIDKGVFVMNRTMPSGGNTLTEALKQAFKLETVDAEAGKTVLDMRELLAGSVVENPPLKVMASQVDDLVREIRRSLNYLQTQNQQAEGTPPVEIKEIILTGGGAKLRGLDAYLSAKLGLNVHALGAFDNRNIISLTGTEDSGLDLTIAVGLAIRGQLKAA is encoded by the coding sequence ATGGCAATAGCTCGCGCCTCCGTCGGCGTGGATATTGGCCACAGCGCGATCAAGGTCGTGCAGGTGGACAAATCCGGTGCCGGATGGAAGATCGTTAAGGTAGGAACTGCACTGACTCCACCGGATGTCATGCGGGACGGAAACGTCACCAATCCCGATGAGCTCGGAGCTGCGATCAAGCTGGCGATGAAGGAAGGGCATATCCACAGCGGCCATGCCGTCATCGCCGCCGCTGGCGGTGCCACGTTCGTCCGAACAGTTCCCTTCCCAAAGATGTCGCCGAACATGCTCCGAGACTCCGTGAAATTCGAAGCTGGTCGCTACGTGCCGGGCTCCATCGAAGAATCCTACGTCGAAGCAGAAATCGTCGGACCACTCTCCGAAACGCAGATGAATGTGTTGCTCGCATCTGCCCCGAAAGACTTGGTGGGCGGCCGAATTGCGGCTTGTAAGGAAGCCGGACTCCACGTTGATATCGTCGACCTAGAAACGTTCGCTGCCTACAGAACTTTGGTTGAGACTGACCCTAGCCGTAGGGCCGGTGAAGAGTCTTACATGTTCCTCAACATTGGTGGCACCAGCACCTCCGTAACGGTAATCGACAAGGGTGTGTTCGTCATGAATCGAACCATGCCCTCCGGCGGAAACACGCTCACCGAGGCTCTGAAGCAAGCCTTCAAGCTTGAGACGGTTGACGCAGAAGCCGGCAAAACGGTTCTCGATATGCGCGAGTTGTTGGCTGGAAGCGTGGTTGAGAACCCACCGCTCAAAGTTATGGCCTCCCAAGTCGACGACCTCGTCCGGGAGATTCGCCGATCGTTGAACTATCTACAAACGCAAAACCAACAGGCGGAAGGAACCCCACCGGTTGAGATCAAAGAAATCATCCTCACTGGTGGCGGTGCGAAGCTTCGAGGGCTCGACGCCTATCTCAGCGCGAAGCTCGGATTAAACGTCCACGCGCTGGGTGCCTTCGATAACCGAAACATTATCAGCCTCACCGGAACCGAGGATTCTGGGCTGGACTTAACGATTGCCGTAGGACTGGCGATCAGAGGGCAGCTCAAAGCCGCTTAA
- a CDS encoding PilN domain-containing protein yields MPFINLIESDLIVAKKAAQQMRLSQVALIAAGSVVGIAYLVILGQGAALASEEQGVQAKLKKLKPMLKEIEEQKRIVADLEPRLETLQDARELTSRWGRLLNHVAVNTPPDVYLTAIRADASQPDQPIKVTFIGTGKSQSDASQFVLRCQNSRDIEGVNLVGSQEKLLRQMSAIEFEIAGSIVGSAKKPANDEKETKS; encoded by the coding sequence ATGCCGTTTATCAATCTCATTGAATCAGACCTAATCGTCGCCAAGAAGGCTGCCCAACAAATGCGACTGAGCCAAGTGGCGCTCATCGCGGCTGGAAGTGTCGTAGGGATCGCCTACCTCGTCATTCTTGGCCAGGGAGCGGCGCTCGCATCGGAAGAACAAGGAGTTCAGGCCAAGTTGAAAAAGCTCAAGCCAATGCTCAAAGAAATCGAGGAACAAAAGCGCATCGTTGCTGATCTTGAGCCAAGGCTAGAGACTTTGCAAGATGCTCGCGAACTCACAAGTCGCTGGGGAAGATTGCTGAACCATGTTGCAGTTAACACCCCGCCTGATGTCTATTTGACTGCAATTCGCGCTGACGCGAGTCAGCCGGATCAGCCAATCAAGGTCACATTCATCGGTACCGGAAAGTCGCAGTCGGATGCGTCCCAGTTTGTTCTGCGTTGCCAGAACTCTCGCGATATTGAAGGGGTGAACCTCGTTGGGTCTCAAGAAAAGCTTTTGCGACAGATGTCTGCGATCGAATTTGAAATTGCGGGCTCAATTGTGGGGTCTGCAAAGAAACCCGCTAACGACGAAAAGGAAACCAAGTCATGA
- the pilO gene encoding type 4a pilus biogenesis protein PilO, with protein sequence MKFKAQLQPKSFFMLAGVVFLAGMGIVYLTYASLGEQERALQVLKSELKDDKAVQKEMDESKLKINKLKSKLSHLEHGIPEAAYIATMLHELEEFGKKNNLQILSVRPVLADKSKKEGDKTKKSAYEEQNIAVKGRGTYGDAMRFVDALRNFPKIVAVKSFTIVPKDSGKIEPGSPPLEFDIALQAYAFKDSPTVDPDAEGDKTASRTKGVKDES encoded by the coding sequence ATGAAGTTTAAAGCACAGCTGCAGCCCAAATCATTCTTCATGCTAGCCGGAGTGGTCTTCTTGGCCGGGATGGGAATTGTCTACCTCACCTACGCAAGCTTGGGAGAGCAAGAACGCGCTCTTCAGGTCTTGAAGTCTGAACTGAAGGACGATAAGGCGGTTCAGAAGGAGATGGACGAGAGCAAGCTCAAAATCAACAAACTCAAGTCGAAGCTCAGCCACCTCGAACATGGAATTCCCGAGGCCGCTTACATCGCCACCATGCTTCATGAACTCGAGGAGTTTGGCAAGAAGAACAACTTGCAGATTCTCAGCGTTCGCCCCGTCCTCGCAGACAAGAGCAAAAAGGAGGGAGACAAGACGAAGAAGAGTGCCTACGAGGAGCAAAACATCGCCGTGAAAGGTCGAGGCACCTATGGGGACGCGATGCGCTTTGTGGATGCACTCAGAAACTTCCCAAAGATCGTTGCGGTTAAGTCGTTTACGATCGTTCCCAAGGACTCCGGCAAGATCGAGCCAGGGAGTCCACCTCTAGAATTCGACATCGCTCTTCAAGCGTACGCGTTTAAGGATTCACCAACCGTCGACCCAGACGCAGAAGGAGACAAGACAGCTAGCCGAACAAAAGGGGTGAAAGATGAATCGTGA
- a CDS encoding acyltransferase, translating to MRKAKRFTETSAKLEFIEGIRALAALYVVLSHFCSMVIPSDSARFNQTQGTFLANAMGAFRNGHLAVAAFIVLSGFCLQYGLFQRGDGRVYGLGGFFKRRTLRILPAYYATLLLSVAVCYWVTWPNKDIRPFDTYVKASSGMPVTLDSLLAHIFLLQNLSMDWMYRINGALWSISIEAQLYLLFPWLILVMQKRSPVALLILTAIPSLLVAAFVPGAAKMYSWFAILFVAGMMAAHYAHRPDPVKGLKPAYGFAIFWSGFIATFYMVYQQAVVGKSLDSTTLIASDLTCGFATAAFLYSATISPGGLAQRALSARWLVRIGVASYSLYLIHHPLLQVLYVNRPSWASSPEMETTYLVTLALPVIVVVSLAFSWVFERPFVKSYLPAGNSEPDFKPYQLPLRPLEVAAMESYAYLEGENKKAPRKRDASKRRKKVKLY from the coding sequence TTGAGAAAGGCCAAACGATTTACGGAGACCAGTGCGAAGCTCGAATTCATTGAAGGAATTCGGGCTTTGGCCGCTTTGTACGTCGTACTGAGTCACTTTTGCTCGATGGTCATTCCATCCGATTCCGCAAGGTTTAACCAGACGCAGGGGACGTTTCTTGCGAATGCAATGGGCGCGTTTCGGAACGGACACTTGGCGGTTGCCGCGTTCATCGTCTTGTCCGGTTTCTGCCTCCAATACGGGCTGTTTCAGCGAGGCGACGGCAGGGTCTACGGACTCGGAGGATTCTTTAAGCGGCGAACCTTGCGTATTCTTCCCGCCTACTACGCGACGCTACTACTCTCAGTGGCCGTTTGCTACTGGGTGACTTGGCCAAACAAAGACATCCGTCCGTTCGACACCTACGTTAAGGCGTCCAGTGGCATGCCGGTCACCCTGGATAGCCTTCTTGCTCACATCTTCCTGCTTCAGAACCTCTCCATGGACTGGATGTACCGCATCAATGGCGCGCTGTGGAGCATCTCGATTGAAGCCCAGCTTTACCTACTGTTCCCGTGGCTGATCTTGGTGATGCAGAAGCGGTCGCCAGTTGCGCTGCTGATCCTCACCGCGATTCCATCTTTGCTGGTCGCGGCATTTGTTCCTGGCGCGGCGAAGATGTACTCTTGGTTCGCAATCCTATTCGTAGCGGGGATGATGGCGGCGCATTACGCGCACCGGCCAGACCCAGTAAAGGGTCTGAAGCCCGCGTACGGCTTTGCAATCTTTTGGTCAGGATTCATCGCGACGTTTTACATGGTCTACCAACAGGCGGTAGTGGGGAAGAGCCTGGACTCAACCACGCTGATTGCCAGCGACCTGACCTGCGGCTTCGCGACGGCGGCATTTCTGTATTCGGCCACGATCTCTCCAGGGGGGCTTGCACAGCGGGCGTTGAGTGCGAGGTGGCTCGTTCGGATTGGTGTGGCGAGCTACAGCTTGTATCTGATTCATCATCCGCTGCTACAAGTTCTATATGTCAACCGCCCGAGTTGGGCGTCGAGTCCGGAGATGGAGACGACTTACCTTGTCACCCTCGCGCTGCCCGTTATCGTCGTAGTCTCCCTGGCGTTCTCTTGGGTGTTCGAGCGACCGTTTGTGAAGTCGTACCTCCCTGCGGGGAATAGCGAACCCGATTTCAAGCCGTATCAACTTCCTTTACGCCCTTTGGAAGTCGCAGCGATGGAGAGCTACGCTTACCTAGAAGGCGAAAACAAAAAGGCACCCCGTAAGCGAGATGCCTCTAAGCGCCGTAAGAAGGTGAAGCTCTACTGA
- a CDS encoding protease complex subunit PrcB family protein, protein MNTVRVAFGLIMIALSAVVLGQNVSYRTIASGNNATEKQQRMFQITDQGALENYLLIAQSNSRPKVDFFKDRVVAVFLGTRSSGGYSASVSKVSVAASVATIEVTESTPAAGEMTTQALTSPWVMIAIDRSVLEFKLKVTKVQKDGGIMVGPYTTWYPGYWNPCCDGYYDGFYNPFGQVFYTQQTFNYWVQQSGFSYNSAGLSFNFQTSALAIVSIGRFSQGFNCAVENVVYNQGAAKVWVRRSSVQQQQRGARWFGVGVDRSARSIATEYFDDSSLVLGYQGDALMRASQVGVMLTAQQLRSLPSSVTVKGYSPNTENVAAITLAPQNRKGYKFEGVAYRGNQAVALFSRPAATPDTKAQTYLIRVPRGISSVSIEEMPAKKAIR, encoded by the coding sequence ATGAATACGGTTCGAGTTGCGTTTGGGTTAATTATGATTGCTTTGTCGGCGGTCGTTCTTGGGCAGAATGTCTCCTACCGAACAATTGCTTCGGGCAACAACGCCACTGAAAAACAGCAACGGATGTTCCAGATTACCGACCAAGGCGCGCTTGAAAATTACTTACTCATCGCCCAATCTAACAGCCGACCCAAGGTGGACTTCTTTAAGGATCGGGTCGTTGCTGTTTTTCTCGGTACTCGGTCATCGGGTGGCTATTCGGCCTCGGTCAGCAAGGTTTCTGTCGCGGCAAGCGTCGCAACTATCGAAGTCACCGAATCCACGCCGGCAGCGGGTGAGATGACAACTCAAGCCCTGACCAGCCCTTGGGTCATGATCGCCATCGACCGTTCTGTACTTGAATTCAAACTCAAGGTCACAAAAGTTCAAAAGGATGGCGGCATCATGGTCGGGCCGTACACAACCTGGTACCCCGGCTATTGGAATCCCTGCTGTGACGGCTACTACGACGGTTTTTACAACCCGTTCGGTCAGGTCTTTTACACTCAGCAGACGTTCAACTACTGGGTCCAACAATCTGGGTTCAGTTACAACTCCGCTGGATTATCGTTCAACTTCCAAACTTCGGCGCTTGCGATCGTCTCGATTGGGCGTTTCAGCCAAGGTTTCAACTGCGCCGTCGAAAACGTCGTTTACAACCAAGGGGCGGCAAAAGTCTGGGTTCGCAGATCTTCGGTTCAGCAACAGCAACGCGGGGCTCGTTGGTTCGGCGTGGGCGTCGATCGATCTGCTAGATCGATCGCAACTGAGTATTTTGACGATTCCTCCCTGGTTCTTGGCTATCAAGGTGACGCCCTGATGCGGGCTTCGCAGGTTGGCGTGATGCTCACGGCTCAGCAGCTTCGTTCCCTGCCTTCGTCCGTGACGGTGAAGGGGTATTCACCGAACACTGAAAACGTGGCGGCGATTACACTCGCTCCGCAAAACCGAAAGGGCTACAAGTTTGAGGGTGTTGCTTACCGAGGCAACCAAGCGGTAGCGCTCTTCTCCCGGCCCGCCGCGACTCCAGATACGAAGGCTCAGACTTACTTGATACGTGTTCCAAGAGGAATCAGTTCAGTGAGTATCGAAGAGATGCCAGCAAAAAAGGCCATCCGTTAA